TGCTCTGACTTCCTGGACCCCAACGAAAAGAAAAACAAAAAGCCGCCTCGCATGCGGGCGGCTTCCGTGGCAAAGGGGTTGGGCGGCGGTCTGCGCCCCACGCCCTTTGATGTCGCTTTCACTGGAGCGTCAGGATCCAGGCGGCCAGCTTCTTCGCATCGGCTTCGTTCACCTGGGCGTTGGCCGGCATCGGCACCGGCCCCCACACGCCCGAGCCGCCTTTCATGATCTTGGCGGCCAGCTTGTCCACGGCATCCTTCTGGCCTGCGTACTTCGCCGCCACATCCTTGTAGGAAGGGCCCACGAGCTTCTTGTCCACGGCATGGCAGGCCATGCAGTTCTTCGAGGTCGCCAGCGCCTGGTCGGCAAAGGCGGGCGTGGCGGTTGCGAAGGCCAGCAGGAGGAGGGGGAGCGTGCGCTTCATCGGGGGACTTTCGTGTGGGTTAGTATGCGACTCAATGAAATTGTAGTAGGCGGGGTTGACGGCGCGTGAACCCGATCGGGGCCCTCGCAGGCCCGCCCGCCCACGGCGCAGCGCAGGAGGTCGCCACCATCATGTATACCCTGGGTCTCGGCATTCTTCTGGTGCTCCTCAAGTACCTCGAAATCGGACCGGTCGCCCAATGGAGCTGGTGGTGGGTGCTCTCTCCGTTCGCGGTCACCGCCGCCTGGTGGGCCTGGGCCGACGCTTCGGGCTACAGCAAGCGCAAGG
The DNA window shown above is from Acidovorax sp. NCPPB 4044 and carries:
- a CDS encoding TIGR04438 family Trp-rich protein gives rise to the protein MYTLGLGILLVLLKYLEIGPVAQWSWWWVLSPFAVTAAWWAWADASGYSKRKAMEKMDQRRQDRINKHKEAMGVQPRRPR
- a CDS encoding c-type cytochrome, which translates into the protein MKRTLPLLLLAFATATPAFADQALATSKNCMACHAVDKKLVGPSYKDVAAKYAGQKDAVDKLAAKIMKGGSGVWGPVPMPANAQVNEADAKKLAAWILTLQ